From the Bos indicus x Bos taurus breed Angus x Brahman F1 hybrid chromosome 27, Bos_hybrid_MaternalHap_v2.0, whole genome shotgun sequence genome, one window contains:
- the LOC113884934 gene encoding uncharacterized protein LOC113884934: MLFLKGGPTPADLLPHKHHLGRRIAQSRSVSMEPALRICKSKMFVSSLCNREVQAGGGREPPGQEVRKFAAAAVHWRAAPLSSFLRKVNFIFTSPRRGRGSNKRLLVSVLPAHPGVQTTRAGGSGGGGLRGRQLGLQASAGWRQAGKAGTLPTPHTKGRPEGRKGGRRLAARGSNALAIPSVGQVFTACFPTGNGEASPTPIFPEFMELPGTWVAFLISRPMKLKDAYSLEEKL; this comes from the exons atgttgtttttaaaaggagGCCCGACTCCAGCGGACCTGCTCCCCCACAAACACCACCTGGGGCGCAGGATCGCACAGAGCAGGTCTGTGTCCATGGAGCCAGCTCTCCGCATCTGCAAATCCAAAA TGTTTGTTTCAAGCTTGTGCAACCGGGAGGTGCAGGCGGGGGGAGGCCGCGAGCCTCCCGGCCAGGAGGTGCGGAAGTTCGCCGCCGCCGCCGTTCATTGGCGGGCAGCGCCGCTTTCATCATTTCTCAGAAAAgtcaatttcattttcacttccccACGTCGCGGCCGCGGGAGCAACAAGCGGCTGCTCGTGAGTGTGCTGCCCGCGCACCCGGGCGTTCAAACCACTCGAGCCGGGGGGTCCGGGGGCGGGGGGCTCCGGGGGCGCCAGCTTGGGCTCCAGGCGTCAGCTGGTTGGCGGCAGGCGGGGAAAGCAGGTACCCTACCGACTCCCCATACTAAAGGGCGACCCGAAGGtcggaaaggagggaggaggctggcgGCTCGTGGAAGCAACGCTCTTGCCATCCCGTCGGTGGGGCAGGTGTTTACAGCCTGTTTTCCGA CAGGAAATGGGgaagcatcaccaactcccatctTTCCTGAGTTCATGGAACTTCCTGGGACATGGGTAGCATTTCTAATTTCCAggcccatgaaattaaaagacgcttactccttggaagaaaagttatga